In Prochlorococcus marinus XMU1404, the following proteins share a genomic window:
- the ileS gene encoding isoleucine--tRNA ligase produces MKSQNNKENKSDFSYKETLNLLKTDFSMRANSVIREPEIQNFWAKNNIDFELGSNNLGKKFTLHDGPPYANGALHMGHALNKVLKDIINKYKTLKGFRVHYVPGWDCHGLPIELKVLQNLKSDERKNLNTLKLREKATDYAYKQINNQMEGFKRWGIWGDWDNPYLTLKKSYESAQIGVFGKMFLNGYIYRGLKPVHWSPSSRTALAEAELEYPEEHFSKSIYVSLKITKISDEIQLKFYKENTDIKKDLFLKNSFITIWTTTPWTIPANEAVAVNPKINYVFAIDQEKRIYLFAKELFSGIRNKFNKDLNILLEVRGSTLENIEYQHPTKNKNCRIVLGGDYITTESGTGIVHTAPGHGMDDFNVGQKYNLPTTCVVDEKGNLNEDAGQFKGSNVLKDANDLIIEHLKGNNMLLLKENYKHRYPYDWRTKKPTIFRATEQWFASVNGFRSSALKAIEDVEWMPNTGKKRIFSMVVGRGDWCISRQRSWGVPIPVFYKKNGNEILLNSEIINHIQELFSEHGADIWWDWDVKNLLPEKYSKESDLWEKGTDTMDVWFDSGSSWAAVCEKRSELKYPADLYLEGSDQHRGWFQSSLLTSVAVNNKPPYKKVLTHGFALDENGRKMSKSLGNVVDPNIIINGGNNKKAEPAYGADVLRLWVSSVDYSVDVPIGSNILKQLSDVYRKVRNTARYLLGNIHDYDPSVDSFEIDQLPLLDQWMLSRLVEVTDQISNAYENYEFSKFFQILQSFCVVDLSNFYLDIAKDRLYVSSKSQFRRRSCQFVMSKVVENLAVLISPVLCHMAEDIWQNIPYPIKEKSVFQRGWPIFSQSWKNESLNEHIANLRKLRVEINKAIEVCRNKQIVGAALETEVNYLPEDKVVKDSLIWLKNFGNEDVDLFRDWLIVSQFEVVSNLVEDSLISEKNELGQIQILKAHGQKCDRCWHYQKETFSGIQNTKLCKRCLTIINHEFI; encoded by the coding sequence ATGAAATCTCAAAATAACAAAGAAAACAAATCAGACTTTTCTTACAAAGAGACATTAAATTTACTTAAAACCGATTTCTCAATGCGTGCTAATTCAGTTATCAGGGAACCTGAGATTCAGAATTTTTGGGCTAAAAATAATATTGATTTTGAATTAGGTTCAAACAACTTAGGCAAAAAATTTACACTACACGATGGCCCACCTTATGCAAATGGGGCGCTTCATATGGGTCATGCGCTTAATAAAGTTTTAAAAGACATTATTAATAAGTACAAAACCTTGAAAGGATTTAGGGTACATTACGTACCTGGTTGGGACTGTCATGGATTACCTATTGAATTAAAAGTATTACAGAATTTAAAATCTGATGAAAGAAAAAATTTAAACACTCTAAAACTTAGGGAAAAAGCGACCGATTATGCATATAAACAAATAAACAATCAAATGGAGGGTTTTAAAAGATGGGGTATCTGGGGAGATTGGGATAACCCTTACTTAACTCTAAAGAAGAGTTACGAATCTGCTCAGATTGGAGTATTTGGAAAAATGTTTTTAAATGGATACATATACCGAGGTCTCAAACCTGTACATTGGAGTCCAAGTTCACGTACTGCTCTCGCAGAAGCCGAATTAGAATATCCTGAAGAACATTTTTCAAAAAGTATTTATGTTTCTTTAAAAATAACTAAAATTTCTGACGAAATTCAACTGAAATTTTATAAAGAAAATACTGATATTAAAAAGGATCTTTTTTTAAAGAATTCATTCATAACTATTTGGACCACCACTCCTTGGACCATACCTGCAAATGAGGCAGTTGCAGTAAATCCAAAAATTAATTACGTTTTTGCTATTGATCAAGAGAAACGAATATACCTTTTTGCAAAAGAATTATTCTCTGGAATTAGAAATAAATTTAATAAAGATTTAAATATACTTTTAGAGGTAAGAGGGTCTACCTTGGAAAATATTGAATATCAGCATCCTACTAAGAACAAAAATTGCAGAATTGTACTTGGGGGAGATTACATCACAACAGAATCAGGTACTGGTATTGTTCATACTGCACCAGGTCATGGCATGGATGATTTTAATGTGGGGCAAAAATACAATCTACCCACAACTTGCGTTGTTGATGAAAAAGGAAACTTAAATGAAGATGCAGGACAATTCAAAGGATCTAACGTTCTTAAGGATGCCAATGATTTAATTATTGAACATTTAAAGGGAAATAATATGCTTTTATTAAAGGAAAATTATAAGCATAGATATCCTTATGATTGGCGAACCAAAAAACCAACTATTTTTAGAGCAACAGAACAATGGTTTGCATCTGTAAATGGCTTTAGATCATCTGCATTAAAGGCAATAGAAGATGTTGAATGGATGCCAAACACAGGAAAGAAAAGAATTTTTTCTATGGTGGTTGGTAGAGGAGATTGGTGTATTTCTAGGCAAAGGTCGTGGGGGGTACCAATACCAGTTTTTTATAAAAAAAATGGTAATGAAATTCTTTTAAATAGTGAGATAATTAATCATATTCAAGAACTTTTTAGTGAACACGGAGCAGATATTTGGTGGGATTGGGATGTGAAGAATCTATTACCAGAAAAATATTCAAAAGAATCTGATCTATGGGAAAAAGGAACTGATACAATGGATGTTTGGTTCGATTCGGGATCTAGCTGGGCAGCAGTATGTGAAAAAAGAAGTGAATTAAAGTATCCAGCCGATCTTTACTTAGAGGGTTCAGATCAACATCGAGGTTGGTTCCAGTCTTCTTTACTGACATCTGTTGCAGTTAATAATAAACCTCCATATAAGAAAGTTTTAACTCATGGTTTTGCGCTTGATGAAAATGGAAGAAAAATGAGTAAATCATTAGGTAACGTTGTCGATCCAAATATAATTATTAATGGAGGTAATAATAAGAAAGCTGAACCTGCTTATGGCGCTGATGTTTTAAGGCTATGGGTCAGCTCCGTAGATTATTCTGTAGATGTTCCAATAGGTTCAAATATACTTAAGCAATTATCAGATGTTTACAGAAAAGTTCGAAATACTGCAAGATATCTTCTAGGAAATATTCATGATTATGACCCTAGTGTTGATAGCTTTGAGATAGATCAATTACCGCTTTTAGATCAATGGATGTTGAGCAGATTAGTTGAGGTTACAGATCAAATATCAAATGCTTATGAGAATTATGAATTTTCAAAATTTTTTCAAATCTTACAAAGTTTTTGCGTTGTAGATCTATCAAATTTCTATCTAGATATTGCAAAGGATAGGTTATATGTAAGTTCTAAATCACAATTCAGGAGAAGATCATGTCAGTTTGTCATGTCTAAAGTTGTTGAAAATTTAGCTGTTCTTATTTCTCCAGTACTTTGTCATATGGCTGAAGATATTTGGCAAAATATTCCATATCCAATTAAGGAGAAATCAGTATTTCAAAGAGGATGGCCAATCTTTTCACAGTCATGGAAAAATGAAAGTCTTAATGAGCACATTGCAAATTTAAGAAAATTGCGAGTTGAAATTAATAAAGCTATAGAAGTATGTAGAAATAAACAAATAGTTGGAGCAGCTTTAGAGACAGAAGTGAATTATTTACCTGAAGATAAAGTTGTAAAAGATTCTCTAATTTGGCTTAAAAATTTTGGTAATGAAGACGTAGATTTATTTAGGGATTGGCTTATAGTTTCACAGTTTGAAGTAGTATCCAATTTGGTGGAAGATTCTCTAATTAGTGAAAAAAATGAACTTGGTCAAATTCAAATTCTTAAAGCTCATGGTCAAAAATGCGATAGATGTTGGCATTATCAAAAAGAAACTTTTAGTGGAATTCAAAATACAAAATTATGCAAAAGATGTTTAACTATTATCAATCATGAATTTATTTAA
- the trmB gene encoding tRNA (guanosine(46)-N7)-methyltransferase TrmB, whose product MRQHVNPLSKNFDEVKIIPSLSQMFDNTKLNLHLDIGCAAGQFLFDLALANHNWNYLGIEIRERLVMVAKSKVQESEIKNLYFIFSNANNFVNDFQSKFILSNLKSISFNFPDPWFKKRHYKRRVIQPEFINNLSNSMQKGSLIFIKTDVKDLFDYMDRTILSNLNFKKIDKKDFNYSESFNPNRFQTSREKYVIDNELDVFERIYIKFDL is encoded by the coding sequence ATGAGACAGCATGTTAATCCTTTAAGTAAAAATTTTGATGAAGTTAAGATAATTCCTTCTTTGTCTCAAATGTTTGATAATACTAAATTGAATCTTCATTTGGATATAGGTTGTGCTGCTGGTCAATTTTTATTCGATCTAGCCTTAGCTAACCATAATTGGAATTATTTGGGAATCGAAATCCGTGAGAGATTAGTTATGGTTGCTAAATCAAAAGTGCAAGAAAGTGAAATTAAAAATTTGTATTTTATATTTAGTAATGCCAACAACTTTGTGAATGATTTCCAAAGTAAATTTATATTAAGTAATCTAAAAAGCATTTCTTTTAATTTTCCAGATCCATGGTTTAAAAAAAGACATTATAAAAGGCGTGTAATTCAACCAGAGTTTATTAATAATCTTTCAAATTCAATGCAAAAAGGATCCCTAATTTTTATTAAGACGGATGTAAAGGATTTATTTGATTATATGGATCGCACCATATTAAGTAATTTAAATTTTAAAAAAATAGATAAAAAGGATTTTAATTATTCCGAAAGTTTCAATCCAAATAGATTTCAAACTAGTAGGGAAAAGTATGTTATTGATAATGAACTTGATGTATTTGAGAGGATTTATATAAAATTTGATTTATGA
- a CDS encoding DUF2555 domain-containing protein, with product MEFISENKISEELVNSYDEKMTFELAKRLEEDNYITPFDGLKDWHLLRALAINRPELTSDYIHLLDQEPFDEN from the coding sequence ATGGAATTTATTTCTGAAAATAAAATAAGTGAAGAACTAGTAAATTCTTATGATGAAAAAATGACCTTTGAGCTTGCTAAAAGACTGGAAGAAGATAATTATATAACACCATTTGATGGTTTAAAAGACTGGCACTTACTGAGAGCCCTTGCAATAAACAGACCTGAATTAACATCTGATTATATCCATCTACTTGATCAAGAACCCTTCGATGAAAATTAA
- a CDS encoding DUF565 domain-containing protein: MVLRPQKTNFQLKIVENIQTLNIWANNPWRRYSISLIILLIGYFLGSSLGMVSAVVELMDPVAAFLSVVFIEILISLRRNFRSERKKKFLVLLLDSLRLGLFYGFFTESLKLL; encoded by the coding sequence ATGGTTTTAAGACCTCAAAAGACAAATTTCCAACTAAAGATTGTAGAAAATATTCAAACACTAAATATTTGGGCTAATAATCCATGGAGAAGATATTCAATATCTTTAATTATTCTTTTAATAGGTTACTTTTTAGGAAGTTCTCTAGGTATGGTAAGCGCAGTTGTGGAACTAATGGATCCAGTGGCAGCTTTCTTATCTGTTGTTTTTATCGAAATTTTGATATCTCTTAGAAGAAATTTTCGATCTGAAAGAAAAAAAAAGTTTTTAGTGCTTTTATTAGATTCTTTAAGATTAGGATTATTTTATGGTTTCTTTACTGAAAGTCTTAAGTTACTCTAA
- the gatC gene encoding Asp-tRNA(Asn)/Glu-tRNA(Gln) amidotransferase subunit GatC, with product MAKITNEEVKKVAHLARLELNEDEINNHAEQLEKILGYIKQLEEIDTEYVPCTTRAIEVINVFRKDEKKSSDCIEELLELGPSREDKYFKVPKIINE from the coding sequence ATGGCAAAAATAACTAATGAAGAAGTAAAAAAAGTTGCTCATTTAGCGAGATTGGAACTGAATGAGGATGAAATTAATAATCATGCAGAACAATTAGAAAAAATATTAGGATATATTAAACAATTAGAAGAAATTGATACTGAGTATGTGCCTTGTACAACAAGAGCAATAGAGGTCATTAATGTATTTAGAAAAGATGAAAAGAAAAGTTCTGATTGTATTGAAGAGCTTTTAGAATTGGGCCCTTCAAGAGAAGACAAATACTTTAAAGTGCCAAAAATTATAAATGAGTGA
- a CDS encoding DNA-3-methyladenine glycosylase, whose product MSIDSLKYVSQLNIILDKYGKIEENVFPKNFFYRHSKLVAPDLIGCYLIKKNNEKDQVKGIIVETEAYSQEEEACHGYRKMTESNKSLFGKPGTFYIYKSYGIHHCLNIVTDKENFASGVLIRAVFIPTKNERLASGPGLVTKTFGIDRSFNSLEVLNKNSLWISQRELTLEQKDLIQTTRIGISNAKNIKWRWYLKNSRSVSKRLKGDRTPKFK is encoded by the coding sequence ATTTCAATTGATAGCCTCAAATATGTTTCTCAGCTAAACATAATATTAGATAAGTATGGAAAAATAGAAGAAAACGTATTTCCAAAAAATTTTTTTTATAGGCACTCCAAACTTGTAGCTCCTGATTTAATAGGCTGTTACCTCATAAAAAAAAATAATGAGAAAGATCAAGTGAAGGGGATCATAGTTGAAACTGAAGCTTATTCTCAGGAAGAAGAGGCCTGTCATGGCTACCGCAAAATGACTGAATCAAATAAATCATTATTTGGCAAGCCTGGAACATTTTATATTTATAAATCATATGGAATTCACCATTGTTTAAACATTGTTACTGATAAAGAAAATTTTGCGAGTGGTGTATTAATTAGAGCCGTTTTTATACCTACAAAAAATGAAAGATTAGCTTCTGGTCCTGGTCTGGTTACTAAGACATTTGGCATAGACAGATCATTTAACTCACTTGAAGTTCTCAATAAAAATTCTTTATGGATTTCTCAAAGAGAGTTAACTCTAGAACAAAAAGATCTTATTCAAACTACGAGAATTGGCATATCCAATGCAAAAAATATAAAATGGCGTTGGTATCTAAAAAATAGCAGGAGTGTAAGTAAAAGATTAAAAGGTGACAGAACACCTAAATTCAAATAA
- a CDS encoding phosphoglucosamine mutase produces the protein MQSIFGTDGIRGRFNKEITYSLAYKVGYALGLSLENNNPILIGRDTRISGNILLQAIGRGINASGKKFINVGICPTPAIPFLIKQEKMGSGIMISASHNPPEYNGIKIFDQNGHKITKNHENKIQKLIKDSNQNLSDTTNEISLKPHKELIDSYVQSLIQTMGGEDLSGMKIILDTCYGSATTCAKNIFQNLGADVRVINNSKNGLKINLNCGSTNLLPLKKTLIDNPADMGFSFDGDADRVIGLDSMGNELNGDHILFLWGRELKEQKVLTNNLIISTEMANMGFEKAWNKIGGILYRTDVGDKFVYDAIKEQNAVLGGEQSGHILSEINNFSGDGILTAIQISKYCKKKKITLNEWLKSSFEPFPQKLTNINLDCNINKINQKSRDLINQTIEKYHSIYSDNCRVYIRPSGTEPLIRVLVEAKNQKNVDCLSSEITSKICLEINKILN, from the coding sequence ATGCAATCAATCTTTGGAACTGATGGAATAAGGGGAAGATTTAATAAAGAGATTACCTATTCCTTAGCATATAAAGTTGGATATGCTCTCGGTTTGTCTTTAGAAAATAATAATCCAATATTAATTGGAAGAGATACCAGGATTAGTGGAAATATTCTGCTTCAGGCAATAGGAAGAGGAATAAATGCGAGTGGCAAAAAATTTATTAATGTTGGAATCTGCCCTACCCCAGCAATTCCTTTTTTAATAAAACAAGAGAAAATGGGTAGCGGAATAATGATATCTGCCAGTCATAATCCGCCCGAATACAATGGCATAAAAATCTTTGATCAAAATGGTCATAAAATTACCAAAAACCATGAAAATAAAATTCAAAAATTAATTAAAGATTCAAATCAAAATTTATCAGATACTACAAATGAGATCTCTTTAAAACCTCATAAAGAGCTTATTGATAGTTATGTGCAAAGCTTAATCCAAACAATGGGAGGAGAGGATTTAAGCGGCATGAAAATTATTTTAGATACATGCTATGGATCAGCGACCACCTGCGCAAAAAATATTTTTCAAAATCTTGGTGCAGATGTAAGAGTTATTAATAACTCTAAAAATGGATTAAAAATTAATCTTAATTGTGGTTCTACTAACCTCTTACCATTAAAAAAAACACTAATAGATAATCCTGCAGATATGGGATTTAGTTTCGATGGGGATGCCGATAGAGTAATTGGATTAGATTCTATGGGCAATGAATTGAATGGAGATCATATCCTCTTTCTGTGGGGTAGAGAACTTAAGGAACAAAAAGTTCTTACAAATAATTTAATAATCTCAACTGAAATGGCAAATATGGGTTTTGAAAAAGCTTGGAACAAAATTGGTGGAATTTTATATAGAACTGATGTGGGAGATAAATTTGTTTATGACGCAATTAAGGAACAAAATGCTGTCTTAGGAGGTGAACAGTCCGGTCATATACTCTCAGAAATTAATAACTTTTCTGGAGACGGGATATTGACTGCAATTCAAATTTCTAAATACTGTAAAAAGAAAAAAATCACTTTAAATGAATGGCTTAAAAGTAGTTTCGAACCTTTTCCACAGAAATTAACCAACATTAATTTAGATTGCAATATTAATAAAATAAATCAAAAATCTAGAGACTTAATTAATCAAACCATAGAAAAATATCACTCAATTTATTCCGATAATTGTAGAGTCTACATAAGACCTAGCGGCACAGAACCTCTTATTAGAGTACTTGTGGAGGCCAAGAATCAGAAAAATGTTGATTGTTTATCAAGCGAAATAACAAGCAAAATTTGTTTAGAAATTAATAAAATACTGAATTAA
- a CDS encoding fatty acid desaturase, translating to MNPTLGLFIAGYFLAFLSIWQWYRGVWPLPLLVATAFLALHIEGTVIHDACHKAAHPVPWINQAMGHGSAILLGFSFPVFTRVHLQHHIHVNHPKNDPDHIVSTFGPIWLIAPRFFYHEVFFFQRKLWRKYELLQWGIERSIFIAIILAGVKFDFMNLIYNLWFGPALMVGVTLGIFFDYLPHRPFRSRNKWINSRVYPSKFMNLLIMGQNYHLIHHLWPSIPWFEYKVAYEKTKPLLDMKGSPQRVGIFETKEDILNFIYDLLIGVRSHSKKRGKIRKIINLYPGYKIKKLLLKIINKTFIGSS from the coding sequence TTGAATCCAACGTTAGGACTTTTTATTGCGGGTTATTTTCTCGCTTTTCTAAGCATTTGGCAATGGTATAGAGGTGTATGGCCTTTACCTTTACTTGTTGCCACTGCTTTTTTAGCTTTGCACATCGAAGGTACTGTAATTCATGATGCATGTCACAAAGCTGCTCATCCCGTTCCTTGGATAAATCAAGCAATGGGACATGGATCGGCAATTCTTTTAGGATTTAGTTTTCCAGTTTTTACGAGAGTACATTTACAACATCATATTCACGTCAATCATCCTAAAAATGATCCAGATCATATTGTTAGTACTTTTGGTCCTATTTGGCTAATTGCCCCAAGATTTTTTTATCATGAAGTATTTTTCTTTCAAAGAAAACTTTGGAGAAAATATGAACTACTGCAATGGGGTATAGAAAGATCAATATTTATAGCAATAATTTTAGCAGGGGTAAAATTTGACTTTATGAATCTAATCTATAATCTATGGTTCGGGCCAGCATTAATGGTAGGAGTCACTTTAGGAATATTTTTTGATTATCTACCTCACAGGCCTTTTAGATCTAGAAACAAATGGATAAATTCTCGTGTTTATCCAAGTAAATTCATGAATTTGTTAATTATGGGTCAAAATTACCATCTCATTCATCATCTTTGGCCTTCAATCCCTTGGTTTGAATACAAAGTAGCCTACGAGAAAACGAAACCATTATTGGATATGAAAGGTTCACCTCAAAGAGTTGGGATATTTGAAACCAAAGAAGACATTTTAAACTTTATTTATGATTTATTAATAGGTGTAAGAAGTCATAGTAAGAAGAGAGGGAAAATTAGAAAAATAATTAATTTATATCCAGGCTATAAAATAAAAAAATTATTATTAAAGATAATCAATAAAACTTTTATAGGAAGTAGCTAA
- the coaBC gene encoding bifunctional phosphopantothenoylcysteine decarboxylase/phosphopantothenate--cysteine ligase CoaBC yields the protein MKIKNTGSKIKVLLLITGSIAAVRIPLLVSQLAKENYEIRCVLSKNAEKIIKPLSLSILSRNSCVLEDDQWLNSQSSPLHIELSNWADILIIAPLTATTLSKWVTGNAEGLIPSILIANIKPIIVAPAMNTQMWLNKAVQKNYDNLQTYENLLSLHPSEGLLACDAIGIGKLPPNDLIQLALEFIASHNENPYRKDLLNKDILITGGCTSEKIDAARHITNKSSGALGLLLSQVARFRGARVTYLHGPLKIDKNLTDGIKRYEIETSFDLIRALNNEISNCDYFFMNAAVSDFKMASDTSSKIPKNKINDHLNKNFELVPDILKEISEFKKDNQVFVGFCAYTGSIEEARIIVKEKISKKGCDYLFANPIDLEGQGFGSLAKNEGWLFDTKNMEYYISKTSKIDLANKLITKIIAVKK from the coding sequence ATGAAAATTAAAAATACGGGCTCCAAAATAAAGGTTCTTCTGTTAATAACAGGAAGTATTGCAGCTGTAAGAATTCCATTATTAGTTAGCCAATTAGCAAAAGAAAATTATGAGATAAGATGCGTTTTATCTAAAAATGCAGAAAAAATAATAAAACCGTTATCGCTTTCTATTTTAAGTAGAAACTCTTGCGTTTTGGAAGATGATCAATGGTTAAATAGTCAATCATCTCCTCTTCATATAGAACTAAGCAATTGGGCTGATATTTTAATAATTGCCCCTTTAACAGCGACAACATTATCAAAATGGGTAACTGGAAATGCAGAGGGGTTAATACCAAGCATTTTAATTGCAAATATTAAGCCAATTATCGTTGCACCAGCAATGAATACACAAATGTGGCTAAATAAAGCTGTCCAAAAAAATTATGATAATTTACAGACTTATGAAAATCTTTTATCTTTGCACCCAAGTGAAGGCCTTTTAGCATGTGATGCTATAGGCATAGGTAAGTTACCTCCAAATGATCTGATTCAATTAGCTCTTGAATTTATAGCTTCACACAATGAGAATCCCTATCGAAAAGATTTACTTAATAAAGATATTTTAATAACTGGAGGTTGTACCTCAGAGAAAATTGATGCCGCTAGACATATCACTAACAAAAGTTCTGGAGCTTTGGGCTTACTTCTTTCTCAAGTAGCAAGGTTCAGAGGAGCAAGAGTGACATATCTCCATGGGCCTCTAAAAATCGATAAAAATCTTACTGATGGAATAAAAAGATATGAAATTGAAACTAGTTTTGATTTAATTAGGGCACTTAATAACGAGATATCAAATTGTGATTATTTTTTCATGAATGCAGCAGTATCTGATTTCAAGATGGCCTCAGATACTTCATCTAAAATTCCCAAAAATAAAATTAATGATCATTTGAATAAAAACTTTGAACTAGTCCCAGATATTTTAAAAGAAATTAGTGAATTTAAAAAAGATAATCAAGTTTTTGTGGGCTTTTGCGCTTACACAGGATCTATTGAAGAAGCACGGATAATTGTCAAAGAAAAGATTTCTAAAAAAGGTTGTGATTATCTATTTGCAAATCCAATTGATCTCGAAGGGCAAGGATTTGGCTCTTTGGCAAAAAATGAAGGCTGGCTGTTCGATACAAAAAATATGGAATACTACATTAGCAAAACATCAAAAATTGATTTAGCAAATAAATTAATCACTAAAATTATTGCGGTAAAAAAATAA
- a CDS encoding aspartate carbamoyltransferase catalytic subunit, translating to MQIWPHKHIHSLANFSIQDYKSVFELASRFDALKNAGTKKIPALQGTLVTSLFFEASTRTKNSFELAAKRLSADVQTFAPSSSSLTKGETIIDTAITYSAMGADTLVIRHSSSYITFEIAKKLDAINSSTSVLNAGDGLHSHPSQGLLDIYTLIKFFSKKSLSPEILNSKKILIIGDVNHSRVARSNLWALSAFGADIILCGPKTLIPDEFINFLKTPAPYQLEDPVKSRGSISISRSLEDSIKIADAIIVLRLQKERMVENLLSSIDTYSLDYGLTEDKLSLNSKEIPILHPGPINRGIEISSKIVDNYPNCLINNQVANGIPIRMALLYLLQKYNK from the coding sequence ATGCAAATTTGGCCTCATAAACATATCCACTCACTCGCTAATTTTTCAATTCAAGATTACAAATCAGTATTTGAATTAGCTAGTAGATTTGATGCACTAAAGAATGCAGGAACAAAAAAGATCCCAGCTTTACAAGGGACTTTAGTAACGTCTTTATTTTTTGAAGCTAGTACAAGAACAAAAAATAGCTTTGAACTTGCAGCAAAAAGGCTATCAGCTGATGTACAAACGTTTGCGCCATCCTCTAGTTCTTTAACAAAAGGTGAAACAATCATTGATACTGCGATTACTTATTCTGCTATGGGTGCAGATACTTTAGTTATTAGACACTCATCGAGTTACATAACCTTTGAGATCGCTAAAAAACTGGATGCAATAAATTCAAGTACCTCTGTTCTAAATGCTGGAGATGGATTACACAGTCACCCTAGTCAAGGGTTGCTAGACATATATACGTTAATAAAATTCTTTTCCAAAAAATCACTAAGTCCAGAGATTTTAAATTCCAAAAAGATTTTAATAATTGGAGACGTTAATCATTCAAGGGTTGCGAGATCAAATCTTTGGGCTTTGAGTGCATTTGGCGCAGACATAATCTTATGCGGTCCTAAAACATTAATACCTGATGAATTTATCAATTTTTTAAAAACCCCTGCGCCATATCAATTGGAGGATCCTGTCAAATCAAGAGGGTCCATATCAATATCTAGATCATTAGAAGATTCAATAAAAATTGCAGATGCAATTATTGTTTTAAGACTTCAAAAAGAGAGAATGGTAGAGAATTTACTAAGTAGCATTGATACATATAGTTTAGATTATGGCTTAACCGAAGATAAATTATCATTGAATAGTAAGGAGATTCCAATTCTTCATCCTGGACCTATTAATAGAGGTATTGAAATCAGCAGTAAAATAGTTGATAATTATCCAAATTGCTTAATCAATAATCAAGTTGCGAATGGAATACCTATAAGAATGGCCTTACTTTATTTATTACAGAAATACAACAAATAA
- a CDS encoding DUF3177 family protein: MNFINQLSVWLSFQLSIIFLIGIPLSLFFWSIKKNNKAVNKLLSIYWKISLLFFISLLLLIGKYNYALLVTNISTLLMTISVWFWNDINDELKEYDLSYSLTTTTKVWRWSLTFISLNFLIQSLQNLSCFSFINSEACAIWLQPSSNLFIIIKNLFNFFFGANFTQPIAKFLGLFSLLIYILGLIQWSIIKLPKNGRNSCFSENGRN, from the coding sequence TTGAACTTTATTAATCAACTTTCTGTTTGGCTATCTTTTCAACTTTCAATAATTTTCCTTATAGGTATTCCTCTTTCATTATTCTTTTGGTCAATTAAAAAAAACAACAAAGCTGTTAATAAACTTTTATCTATTTATTGGAAAATATCCCTTTTGTTTTTTATAAGCCTTTTACTTTTGATAGGCAAATATAATTATGCTCTGCTTGTTACAAATATTTCAACATTATTGATGACAATTTCAGTCTGGTTTTGGAATGATATTAATGATGAACTAAAAGAATATGATTTATCATACTCACTTACCACAACTACAAAAGTATGGCGATGGTCACTAACTTTTATATCTCTAAATTTCTTAATTCAAAGTTTACAAAACCTTAGCTGTTTTTCTTTTATTAATTCGGAAGCATGTGCAATTTGGCTTCAGCCCTCTTCAAATTTATTTATTATTATCAAAAATTTATTTAATTTTTTCTTCGGAGCTAACTTTACTCAACCCATCGCAAAGTTTTTAGGATTATTTTCATTACTAATTTATATTTTAGGCTTAATTCAATGGTCAATAATTAAATTACCTAAAAATGGAAGAAATTCATGCTTCTCCGAAAATGGCAGAAATTGA